A portion of the Manduca sexta isolate Smith_Timp_Sample1 chromosome 20, JHU_Msex_v1.0, whole genome shotgun sequence genome contains these proteins:
- the LOC115446904 gene encoding uncharacterized protein LOC115446904 has product MLSLILLLLPFLGIEYGSCDLLRDSVHVTSAAARPNNELWCYKCLAEVPEDKCADLRQNNSTLIHKCHNDRRMCMVKRFSYTTSTENSTTALKMWALERNCTKHCEPGCIVIGERTKLYACTSCCTTSLCNFGSGAEKLLKSFTALTMALGLTLL; this is encoded by the exons CTCGGTATTG AATATGGTAGCTGCGATTTATTGCGAGACAGTGTCCACGTCACATCAGCAGCAGCCAGGCCCAACAATGAGCTATGGTGCTACAAATGCCTTGCTGAAGTCCCTGAAGACAAATGCGCGGATTTACGCCAAAACAATTCTACGCTCATACACAAGTGCCATAACGACCGAAGAATGTGCATG GTAAAACGATTTTCCTACACGACATCCACAGAAAACTCAACTACTGCTTTAAAAATGTGGGCACTTGAGCGCAACTGTACAAAACATTGCGAGCCGGGCTGCATCGTGATTGGGGAACGGACAAAGTTATACGCCTGCACATCATGCTGTACCACGTCTCTTTGCAATTTCGGATCCGGCGCagaaaaattattgaaaagtttTACAGCTCTTACAATGGCACTAGGattaacattattatga